Within Spinacia oleracea cultivar Varoflay chromosome 4, BTI_SOV_V1, whole genome shotgun sequence, the genomic segment AAACACTACGAACTAAAGAAAATAGAGCATAACATTGTAAAATCTGCATTTTATCAAGACATTTCCTTACATTCAATGTGAAGGGAAAACGGCGGGTGATTATAAGGTGAAATATTAAACACTCATAAAATTACACATTTACCAGTCAGCTTTATAAACCATGATATTATCTCAAGATAAAATACAGAATCAGCTCAACTAACCTGATTTGCGCCAGCTGTAACCATGACTTTTGATTTGTTCAGCTTGTTCTCTGTTCGCAACTGCAAAAGACAGGATTCCAGAACAACTTATTTCAAACAgggttacaacttacaaggCCATGACCCGAATTATCTATACACCGTCTCAATAGCAGTGATAAATACTAGAGGACTTTGACTTATATAACGTACAATGACCTATACACGATGAGTCGCATGCAATAACTTAATTCTTAACAGCTTATCATATTAAACAAGCCAAACAGATATAGTTATTCACTTATTGGCATTATTGGCATACACACTATGCAATCTGTAATGagcaaaaaaaaggaaattctcTGCACAACTAAATCCCATAAATCCAGAAACAATGATATGGGATCTATAGCCAGCGTACTTAAAATTTGAAGCATGACATAGTCGAAAAAACCTACAACTAATAGCAGCTTGCCAATGCTATTATCTATGGTAGCAGTAATTTTATTCTATGAAGATACAAGGAAGAAACTAGAAGTCTAACTTCTCTTAAACTAAAATGCAAGGAAGCTTAACCAACAAGCATATAATCTTTAActgtaaaacaaaaaaatcagcAGATACTAACTCAAGGTAAGCACTAAGTAGTACAATTCAGAACACCTGTGCATAAAATGTAGGATTGGCCATTATCTTACCAACCTTAAAAATTACTCGGTACAACTTTTACCTTTTGCATCAGTGCGTCTCTTAGCTCAGGGATACCTTCATCAGCACCGTATCGACTGATTTTAGGCTCACATACAAGCTCCTTTACTTTGTTCAATGCTTGTTTTGGTGGCTGCCAATGTACTACACCCTACACAAGAATTTAGAATGTGAGGGTTGGCAAATCAAATAAGGACCAGAAAAAGAAAGGTACCGCAATCTCATAAATAAGATATCACATTGTAAACATACAAAGCATCATCGGAATTAATGTAGAAAGGAAGATGATTGAGATGGCGGGTCCCTCCATTCCCCCCGGGAGGCCGACTCTCCCAAATAGACAACTGCATAGTTGTTGGGCCAAACAGACACGCGGATCTCAAAACTCAAATGAGAATCAAGAGTTCAAAATGTAATTTCATGTACAGTTTCTTTAAATGTCAAGAACTCCGAACCTTGATTTGCAGATGACAAGGCCCGAaaatcataatttcataaacataCATTATAAATCTGACAAGCTTATTTAGCAACTTTGTTTCTGATACATTCAGAACTTGATTCTAGTGGTTAAAAATTAAGCTTATCCATCAACAATATCTTGATTGCGGAAAGGTCCAAGAACTTTTAACATGGGTCATCAAGCTCGTGACAAGATGGTCAGGTACAGTTATCTCAAGCTCTGATCAATATTCAGAGAATATATACACTGCTAAAGGGCTAATGAaggtttttgcttttatttgtATCACATGTTTTCAGTCAGCTCAAAATTTTAAGTGTATGTACTTTCAACTTTGGAAAACTCTGTAGATTAATTTGTTCCAACTGTTGGAGATGTTTTACATTTATTGAATCTAGACCCTTCCCCTTCCTTTATGACCTCAAACTTCCACTAGTTTGGAACTTACTATATAAATGTAGTAGCTATTCAACACCATCAAAAAAATTGGTTGTGCAATGATCAATCTATATTCCCCAAACCAACATAAACCGGAATATTCTTAACCACTCGGGCtttgttcttttcattttgAACAAATAAGTTTTAGGGTTACAGGTTTAGACTTCAGACATAAAAGTTCTGGTCGTTTTCCAACGAAAATAAGTTCCATTCTTTCGgaaaaggaaaaataagttcagataaaagaCTAATAAGCTCGGATAACTtccataaaagtgaaaatagAGCGAAGCTTAGCTACATGCCTACATTAATACTCCAAAAGAAATCCAGAAAAGCATAAGAGTTTCCTAGTTTTACACCAGATATCATATCATCCATCAAAAACAACCCTTTTACTTCATTTAGCTAGTGCCATACCCACATCAACATCATATTTCTCTAAAGACTGAAAAATAACCTACACACTTCCACAAAATAATGGAAATAAGTATTTCTAAAAACTTGAGGCAAGCAACACCAAGTCCAAGTCAAAGTCAACGTAACACAAAATCGACCTTGTCCGAAACTCCTAAGTCCTAACTGTCAGACCGTCTTATACAAGAATTTTCGCAAATCATTGAAAATTTAGCAATCAAATTGAATGATCACATGCCATTAACTGGGAAAAGAAATATGAACACTTGATTAGGAAATGAAAGAAAAGTCACAAACCTGAGCCAAGGATACAGCATCTTTGGTAGTCCTGTATAATTCTTGTATCTGCACAATTTCAGACAATAAAAACTCTAATTTCAGAAAATTAATCTTTTTTGTGAAAAACAAGAGGAACCCATTTCGATTTTTGCATTAACTTGGGattccaaaaaacaaaaacaaaaacaaaattttaaaaaattaaaaaattataaatgttaCCTGAACCATAACTGGTGATTCAGTCTCCAAAGCCCTCCTTGCTAATTTCCCATAAGAACCCATTTtcgtctctttctctctctaaaactctgtttcctttctctctctaaaactctgtttcctttctctctctagaaatgttTGTTTCAACTATGTCAACGAGTCTCCCCAAAatcaagtcttcaaatttcaataaataaataaatccctTTGTTTGGAAAACTTACCAAACCCACAAAAAGTTTCTCATTTTCAAAGAAATCAAACAGCCAAATTAGACCAAAAACTGCCAGGTTTCTGGCAATCCAATCTGTCTTCCTCcccctttttttattttgctttttgtatttttctgtcaaaaataaaaggaatggGAACACATTATAAATGTCATCAATAACTCATTATCTCGTGATTTTTTATACGGAAATTACTTGAATGTTACTCAAATATTTAATCCTATGAATTTCAGAAAAAATACAAAAAGTTCACTCACTTTTTCTAGAAaaaaagtcttttttttttttaggatattttgatatttaccaccttttaagtttcatgtttttgtatttaccaccttataaaatgttatttcatatttaccaccttaatcttatgaaatattttaaattcaCCACCTCTTAGCGGTTTTCATCAAATTTTCGGCCCATGTGAACCTTGTTTAACTAACTTCTTCAATTGAAAACCTACTAAAAGATGAGGAAAGTTAAAGAAGTTGGTTAAGTGGAGTTCACATGGATGAAAAATCTAATGAAATTCGTCAAAAGGTGATGAATAcgaaacttttcataaaattaaggcggtaaatatgaaataacattttataaggtggtaaatacaaaaacataaaacttaaaaggtggtaaatatgaaaaattcctttttttttaataagaaaaacatcAGAAGTTCACTTTTTAATGTAAAATAGTCgtataaaatctaaaaaacaAAAACCCATTTTAGTAATAATTATTTTGTTGGATtattaagaaatgaaaaaatttgtaaaaaggtgggaaattaatgaagcatatATTCTTTTTCTTAGGAGGGAGTgcaagcaaaaagaaaagagatatgtaatcaatttttattttttacttttggGGGGGAGAATCAAGATGAAAAAAAACCGTAGAAGTCTAGCGTAAATTGTGTGTCCTAGCGTAACATATACGTATCGAGTTCGCGATCCTACATTATTGTACTACGGAGTGGTTAAATTACCCCTAGATCTTAGGCCTATGTTATACATAGTTATAGTTTATacttcataatatatatatattgacatTTTGAGTATGTTGTGGTTGTTAGCACGTGATAATTACAAGTTTTTGCGTGTTAGCATAGGTTACGTGTCTATGTTTACAAGTTTGACGTTGATGGTCTAGTATAGTTATCGTAATTCTCAACTGAAAATGCCGATAACATGGTTGTGAATAACATATGTTGTGCGCATATATTTTATCATTTACGATCCATTATTAAACAGTGACAAGAATTATTATATGTGCAAACAACCAACACAAGAAGCTACTCCTGACTCATATTTTAAACGTTCGTGAATTttaaatacgtagcacaaaactGCTTATATATCACAATTAGGAAAAACTAATTACGCATGTTAAGACAGATACAAATCCAAcattatataaataaataaataataattgtgAATTTCTCAAGTTTCATTTTTTGACATATTGAGAAGTtgttttaaggtgtttaaagaGTTAAGAAAATTAGTAATGTAGAGATCTTGAATCCCAAATCTCAATCAACACCCCTTTACAATCCGCTTGATGAGCATccataatattataatttataaatgattGACACGTAATTTTCTTCATAAAATTGCATAATAAAATCATTATcattattaatttcatttattacTACTAACCAACGGGATGTAAATGTTTTACCAACTAATAAGTTATCCACTTGTTGAAAAGTTGGATCAACAACCAAGAACATCATAGCGATAATTTGCTCAATATCACTAGCATGAAAGTCGAGAAAGCCATGAAAAGTAAAACAAATTACGAAGTAATTATAATTTGATCTTAAATAATGGGTTCCTCTCCAATGCAGGATTGGGCTTGACATTGGGCTATTCCTTGCAAGGTTAATCACTTTAAAAGGTCTTAATATATGATTAATTTAAGGGTGGTCTTAACTTTTAGGGTATTATCTCAAAACGGTTCCCATGTATAATTAACTTGCTCAACAATATAATATAGCCACAAAATATGACCCTAtcaattgtctgttggtttagtggtgatagggggctgaacttggtagggaggacccgtgttcgatcTCTCACAACAACAATTGGAGGGCACTGGAACCTATCAACCAAAAATTCGCCCCGAAtacggattagccctaagggcgAAACGGGtgctaaaaccaaaaaaaaaaagttatgtgGCCCGACCCACAAAAATCCCAACCCGACAGGGAAACGAAAAAAAGCACGGCCCGAAAACcacatttttttgaaaaaaaacccACGTCACGGACCGGCAAAGCACGTTAAATTTAGTAAAGTTGTACGATGGTCCGACATGAGAGCATGTGGACTTGGACCCATTTTTGAAACTTTCAGCCCGGCCTGTTACAATCTGGCTTGGCACGGGTCAAACCCGTTCAGGCCACGGCTATCCGACCCACAACCAGCTTTAGATAGGTACTCCTCAGCCCAAATGTTAATTCAGTTCCCCTTcgaaaaatacatttaattttGACAGCAAAAAATAGGATGAGAAGTTGAGAACAAAAAGAACAGAAAAATATAGTCCATATATACACCAAAACTAACTAAATCCATATCTAATTAACTACCATTGGAAACTTCCCCCTCTTCAACATTTTGTGGAAGCTCAGCCTCAGAAAACACACAGAAACTCACTCACTCACTCTCTGCAACACACACAGAAAACcagagaagaagagagagagaaaaaacaatagaggagagagaaaaggaaagGAGGAAATTGCTTAAAAAATGGCgaacattttgaatatttcatCTCAGGCGGTGACGCCATGGTCAAATGCCACTTCAGTATTTTCATCAAAGTCCaaattctctctctcctctaaacTCTCTCTTCCTCATCCTTCCATTTCAGTTTCTGGTAATTTTCCTACTTTTTCTTTTCAGAATTGTTAACTTGTTTCCTAATTATGCATTGCTATTGATATTTCGCTTGATTTCTATTAATTTTGTGCAATTTGAAGGGTTATAGTTTGATTTGCTGCTGTAATTGATTAATTGGGGATGATTTATGTGTATTATCGGCATTGCGGAATTGCATTTTATGTGAATTCGAGGTGACTAAGTTTGCTGCATACGAATTGTAGATTTATGAGTACAATGTTATTTACCTGGGAATATGATCACTTAGaaaggagtatttttttttattaatattggGGAGATCACTTACGAAATATTACTTTTAGAATTTTGTAGTTGAATGAATTTATTTGATGTCAACAATTAAACTACAACCTTTGAATTGGGACGCATATGTTGCTTTGGAGGTGCCTTTGATGTTATGTTAGCAGAAGTAATTGCGAAATTGTGGTTTCATGAGTCCATAACTAATTTGGTATAGGTATAGTAAAGAGGGGAAAACTGCCTCTTCTTCCTATAGTCGGATTGGGTGATATTGCAGTAATTTTGTGATGATATGTTGGGAAAATAAAAACAATGTGGTTGTTATTAAGGTATTATATACTTTTGAACCTTTGATGTTCTTGTGGGAAAATGGAAGCATATTTGTGGATTTTGTTATGCTGGTGTAGCAACAACAAAGATTGGGAGATCATATTTTGTAGGAGTATGCTTCAGGCATTTCCATGGATGATCCGAGGGTGGAGGACAGTGTTACCTAATTCTCTAATAACCCCACGAACCACGAACCCAAAAGGcgaattataacatgaaaatgATACAATGTTAGTCTAATTTAGCAAATTAGGTAGCGAACTGCGTACCCGTACCCAGTCTCATACTAGCGAATCAGGTAACAGTGGTGGGGGATGATAGgatactaatcatttttggcTCTTAGAAACCGCCGTTTGCTTGGCAATATTGGAGTACAGAAACAAATATTGATGTCGGTTATCCTTCTTTTCTTGATCTGTGATGGAGCTATTTTTTCACCTTCTGTATGATAATATAAGTATGAAACCCTGTTACCCTAGTTTTGTCAGACTATTATTGATCAGGAAACAAGAAAATTGAGAAGGAAATTATAAGAGAATCGAATGATTTCATGTTGGCTTTGGGGCTTGTTTAGGTAAAGTTTCTCtaaaaagttggtttccctTGCCCTGGCTCATTCCGCAACAATTATACTGGGGAAGAGGGAGGAGAGAGCGCTTCCATCGGGGACAGTGGTTGATGAGGTTTTAGTTGGTCTACGGCGTGTACCTGTAAAGTGAATAGGATGAGTATGGCCCTTTTTTGTTTGAAAATTATAGGCTTTTGTATGTAAATTGCAACTAAATATTTCCACATCTTGTTATACAACAAGATTTATGCTGGATTGTTGTTGTATTGCAATTTATAGTCATCAGTCAATTATAAGGTGCTCCAAACTCCAAAGGTGTATCATAAAATTGACACATTACGAAACAAGTCCAAATGATCTAGCCCTCTCCTCTTGGATATCTTTGTAGAGAAAAAGCTAGGATGATTGGGAAATTTGAAGTTTGTTGCAGGAAGTGTGAAGGAAAACAAAGGGCTGAACTTTAGACAGTAAAACTGTATAAGCATTTCGGAAATCGTTCCTTCTCTTGGAAGCTGGAATAACTAGGAGGGAATTGGATTGGGGTGTGGTTTCTTGCTTCCGAGTACGATTAGCTATTCATAATGGCTTTCTAGAAGCGCAATTGGTTTCTTGGAACTGAAAACAGATGCATAATAATATGAGCAACTAACTTTAGCTGTGTGGCACTAAAGAAAAGATTTTTAAACAATTCCATAGCAGTATTCTGTGTAAATATAAATGAAAGCAGAGCTTCCTTTTGTTTATCTTACACATTTTGGCTTGTAACCCTTACCTCATACATAAATTTTACGTTAAAGATGTTACTGCAGTTTTAACTATAAATATGCTCTGAACTTCAAATTTCTGATTTTCTTGTTTAGCTGTTGTTTCAACAGGGTGTCGATTTTCATGGATGGAAGAGGACTTAACCAGCAATAGAAATACGTTTAGAAATGGAAGAAGACTGAGCCATGTCCAATTAGCCCTTCCAGCGAGATCAACTGTGGCAACTTCCTCTTTAGAAGACCTTTTCGCCTTTATATGTTCAGGTCCCCTTGTAGATAAATTAGGTCTTACCGAGGAAAAGATTGCCGAGTCTATTGATAAGTGGTTACTGTGTGCCTCACAACTTTGTAGAATATTTCAGCTCAATGAACTTATACTAAATGATGCTCAGAAAGTCAGGCTTTACCATTACTATATACCTGTCTTTTTATGGTGTGAAGATCAAATCTCTCAACATGCATCCAAGTTCAAAGATGGAGAAGAAGTCCCTCCTCTAGTGGTACAATACCCATCCctctccttttatttattttattttctatctGAATTAGATTGTGGAAGCATTTCACCCACCTTACCTTTTACGGTTAGTCTACCCAAAAGTTAAACTTGTTTAATCTTGATCATGGAATGTTCACCATCGAATAAGGCCATTATAAGGGTATGCAAGTGCACACCCCAAAAGTGGGGAACAAAAAAGTTAGCATTCAGTAAGTTTATGGGAAAAGATCATATTACTCATCTCAATTGTTTATTCCGAATTTTCGTGAATCACACCTTTCTACCTTTAAATTTGGCGTCCAGAACGATTAACAGTGTGTTTGGAAAGAACTATACAAGAATTTGTGGGGaggggaggaagaggaaggggtTCATTTCCATTGTTTGGATAACAGCTGGGTTGGGTTAAGGGTGGGAGGGGAAAGATTTGAAGGGATCTGTGACAACCATTGAATTTAACCTTATTCTACCATTCTCTCATCTGGGATGCTTTTCTTCTGATGTTAAGAAATCTGGTGTGCTTTTCAGAAAACAGAGGTGGCCAGTTGAACTTTGTTTCTTGTTATCTTTGTGTATAGTTGTGCGTATGCACTGTCATACTCCTGGATCAGCCACTAATCTAAATTCTATAAGATTATAGATGTAAGACACCTTTGAGATATTACCTGTTTCAGTTGTCTGAAATAAGGCCGTTTATTTTAATCTTTTGCAGATAGGATTTAGTGCACCACAAGGTTGTGGAAAGACGACACTTGTATTCGCTCTAGACTATCTTTTCAAAATAACTGGCAGGTAAATATTTGTAATTTAATCGAACATAATGTATGGATTTATGAGAAACTGATGGGAAAAGTATCATTTTTTGGACTGATAACATGAAAATCTGCTAGGAAATCTGCTACAATATCCATTGATGATTTCTATTTGACAGCTGAAGAGCAGGTATTTACTCTAATGGCGAGTAAGCTTCTGATATCAAAATTTGAGGTCCGTATCAATGCTGTCTTTTTTCTGACAGTATGTCATGGTAACTGTAGGGTAAATTAAGAGAAGCAAACACGGGGAATAGACTTTTAGAGGTATAACTAGCCTGCTTCCCTGCTTAGTTCATTTTTGTAATTCAATAGAAGTTATGAAAATGTTTGTGCACTGAGGATGTCAAGTGACTACTTTCAGTACCGGGGAAATGCCGGAAGCCATGATCTATCGCTTTCTGTCGAAACACTTACCGCCTTGAGAAAATTAACTAAAGAAGGTATTTCTTTAAAACACTTCCTTGTTATTGATAAGTGCAAGTGCAAGTTCAATTACTAGAACATTCTTGGTGGTATTTTGTACATGTCGCCATGTCGATTCTTTCACCTTGAACAGTTATCCATAATCTTTACTTCTTTAGTAAAGCTGTTTCATAAACTTTCTTCTTTTACGCCGTTTTCTTCTTTCCTGTTTGAgatatacaaaaatac encodes:
- the LOC110787789 gene encoding D-glycerate 3-kinase, chloroplastic isoform X2 → MANILNISSQAVTPWSNATSVFSSKSKFSLSSKLSLPHPSISVSGCRFSWMEEDLTSNRNTFRNGRRLSHVQLALPARSTVATSSLEDLFAFICSGPLVDKLGLTEEKIAESIDKWLLCASQLCRIFQLNELILNDAQKVRLYHYYIPVFLWCEDQISQHASKFKDGEEVPPLVIGFSAPQGCGKTTLVFALDYLFKITGRKSATISIDDFYLTAEEQGKLREANTGNRLLEYRGNAGSHDLSLSVETLTALRKLTKEGVKMKVPRYNKSAYNGRGDRADPEIWPEVEGPLTAILFEGWMLGFKPLPDEEVKAVDPQLETVNKNLRAYYDSWDKYIEAWVVIKIKDPSCVYQWRLQAEQAMRADGKSGMTDEEVMDFVSRYLPAYNAYLPSLYAEGPSGSDPNHTLVVEIDEGRNPILPVR
- the LOC110787789 gene encoding D-glycerate 3-kinase, chloroplastic isoform X1, whose amino-acid sequence is MANILNISSQAVTPWSNATSVFSSKSKFSLSSKLSLPHPSISVSAVVSTGCRFSWMEEDLTSNRNTFRNGRRLSHVQLALPARSTVATSSLEDLFAFICSGPLVDKLGLTEEKIAESIDKWLLCASQLCRIFQLNELILNDAQKVRLYHYYIPVFLWCEDQISQHASKFKDGEEVPPLVIGFSAPQGCGKTTLVFALDYLFKITGRKSATISIDDFYLTAEEQGKLREANTGNRLLEYRGNAGSHDLSLSVETLTALRKLTKEGVKMKVPRYNKSAYNGRGDRADPEIWPEVEGPLTAILFEGWMLGFKPLPDEEVKAVDPQLETVNKNLRAYYDSWDKYIEAWVVIKIKDPSCVYQWRLQAEQAMRADGKSGMTDEEVMDFVSRYLPAYNAYLPSLYAEGPSGSDPNHTLVVEIDEGRNPILPVR